A single window of Sphingobacterium sp. ML3W DNA harbors:
- the pcaF gene encoding 3-oxoadipyl-CoA thiolase produces the protein MNREAYIIDGIRTPVGSFGGTLSAVRADDLAAIPITELVKRNPNIPIDAIDDVILGCHNQAGEDNRNIARMAGLLAGLPVTIPGETINRLCSSGMSAIVHANRAIKAGDGDIFIAGGVEHMTRGPLVISKASKAFGMDSKMEDSSFGWRFVNPKMKKMYGTDPMGMTAENIVDLYHISREDQDKFALTSQLKAAAAIANGRLAQEIIPVTIPQKKGDPLVFTNDEFVRSNSTIEALSKLKPAFKEAGTVTAGNASGLNDGAAAIYIASGEAVEKYNLKPIARIVASAVVGVEPRIMGIGPVTASQKALKKANLTLDQMDVIEFNEAFAAQVLACSRALGLADDDARVNPNGGAIAIGHPLGMSGTRITYTAALELQKTGGKYALATMCVGVGQGYAIIIERV, from the coding sequence ATGAATAGAGAAGCATATATTATCGATGGAATCCGAACTCCGGTAGGAAGTTTTGGAGGCACATTATCTGCTGTACGCGCAGATGACTTAGCGGCTATACCCATTACTGAATTAGTAAAAAGAAACCCGAATATACCTATTGATGCCATAGACGATGTCATACTAGGTTGTCACAACCAAGCCGGGGAAGATAATAGAAATATTGCCCGTATGGCAGGTTTACTAGCTGGACTACCCGTTACCATACCTGGTGAAACCATCAACAGACTCTGTTCTTCGGGGATGTCTGCAATTGTCCACGCAAATCGTGCGATAAAAGCAGGTGATGGCGATATATTTATCGCTGGAGGAGTAGAACATATGACTCGTGGCCCTTTGGTGATTTCCAAAGCATCAAAGGCATTTGGAATGGATTCGAAAATGGAGGATTCTTCATTTGGATGGCGATTTGTAAATCCTAAGATGAAAAAAATGTATGGCACGGATCCAATGGGAATGACAGCTGAAAACATAGTAGACTTGTATCATATCTCTCGTGAAGATCAAGATAAATTTGCGCTAACTTCACAGTTAAAAGCAGCAGCAGCAATAGCAAATGGTAGACTAGCACAAGAGATTATTCCCGTCACTATTCCTCAAAAAAAAGGTGATCCACTTGTTTTTACCAATGATGAATTTGTACGGTCAAACTCCACTATTGAAGCCTTATCAAAATTAAAACCAGCATTCAAAGAAGCGGGCACTGTAACCGCAGGAAATGCGTCGGGACTCAACGATGGAGCTGCTGCAATTTATATTGCATCTGGAGAAGCTGTCGAAAAATACAATTTAAAACCCATAGCCCGTATCGTAGCATCAGCAGTTGTCGGGGTTGAGCCTCGTATCATGGGCATTGGACCTGTTACAGCCAGTCAGAAAGCCTTAAAAAAGGCAAACTTAACATTGGACCAAATGGATGTAATAGAGTTTAATGAGGCTTTTGCCGCACAAGTATTAGCCTGTAGCCGTGCTTTAGGCTTAGCTGATGATGATGCAAGAGTTAATCCTAATGGTGGAGCAATAGCTATAGGTCACCCTTTGGGCATGTCAGGGACGCGTATCACCTACACTGCCGCCCTAGAGTTGCAAAAAACTGGAGGAAAATATGCTTTAGCAACAATGTGTGTGGGTGTAGGTCAAGGAT
- a CDS encoding FUSC family protein yields the protein MHSPFIAYIIRCIAGFLIGYFLIKAFPQFELFWTLLSIILVISPDERDAKKLTIERSKSNFIGSISGLLVFFIPLDDIYKITIGILVAISICRFANLMNVARSAIVALLIVLMQHQTDSYWAPVERFLFVTLGCLIGLSVTLVTSYIFNYFDKNFKRT from the coding sequence ATGCATTCCCCGTTTATAGCCTACATTATCCGCTGTATTGCAGGATTTTTAATTGGTTATTTTCTTATTAAAGCATTTCCACAGTTTGAATTGTTTTGGACATTACTATCGATTATTTTAGTCATATCGCCAGATGAAAGGGATGCGAAAAAATTAACGATAGAAAGAAGCAAATCAAATTTTATTGGATCGATTTCGGGGCTTTTAGTTTTTTTTATTCCCCTTGACGATATCTATAAAATAACGATAGGGATTTTAGTCGCCATTAGTATCTGTCGATTTGCCAATTTAATGAATGTTGCACGAAGCGCAATTGTAGCACTACTGATTGTCCTTATGCAACATCAAACAGATAGCTATTGGGCACCTGTAGAACGATTTTTATTTGTCACATTAGGCTGTCTGATTGGACTTTCTGTAACTTTAGTAACATCTTATATTTTCAATTATTTTGATAAAAACTTCAAAAGAACATAA